In one window of Posidoniimonas corsicana DNA:
- a CDS encoding protoglobin domain-containing protein, which produces MADTNDDDLKSALGLTPEAVETRLQMIGLDASSRDSLGSYWPTAQESTAILLEQFYDQFISTPDLAAVLGHPSRIPKLILVQTEYLESLFCDPIDAEYVDRRLRIGARHHQLRVKPQWYLAACAHLLCGYIEAAPTTNRQEPMAVDEIDAMVKSLFFDASLVLDAYMRNADLAATSGAAEHTGPHVPTGERSGMPTPSSVNGQRHATAAIRRLRMNESDVSRRATFLGLEDRCLEGLAAAAPAVLDALPGVLQEFYDLIESTADLAGMLEGEQVQRLMWQVRSYWSELLRGEIDPVYATSRMRIGAVHEQLGIPPQLYLAGLARQVSRLLPVVMGRGDDGRHTLSTLFRLVFFDVTFVIDAYMEARASRLLQLRGLASQVMTDVSSAVVVTDRECRVLFANEAFVSMVGIDPGLLYCMELANAIPSMDLEGVVRSVGASPQRRLMLVKKLGDRSLRVTISELEASQPAEGKIAIVLDDVSELVRVGDSFDSTSAQYQRLADVVAAVLWEMDWETRTLVSLSRGALELIGQRDVSLLGRAHAWTTAIYPEDHAAFVAACESLNELTHNSCEYRMVRSDGQIVYVSSHLTRTTSEGDKLRIAAVTTDISQTRSTDRLRLSSLEHFSSNICDVVSTAVASVEFDLQRIAAAPTPPGASDRGVSQALFAVKRVASVLGSLNAFSGRQRLDVQAADLNDLVHEFLAEIKVIAGEECDLELQLAPDLPRCRVDPRRFLVVVSHLIDNARRAASGRVHIVIGTRCRGDFDDIPCPIAHKPDWIELSIADRGRGMPYEVRRRAFEPFYSAFAEPGRYGLGLSIVHGYVTQCGGYLALSSVESEGTTVAMRFPAINGEVEMAAPTNGSAAPAKVLIAGGGDHEISAAVAAAEALGCTVRVARSVALALEVVGRDGMDILISDSALAGPTDGFGLANIAVSYTPHIGSIVLVDAGAANLATHNPASGLLVLTKPVDGEELSTHIQSLLGRNARRVDELARLTAREREVLQHVATGKSQVDIGRLLGISERTVEQHVRAARKKLNAVSTVDAVVQAIGNREIVP; this is translated from the coding sequence ATGGCAGACACGAACGACGATGACCTTAAGAGCGCGTTGGGCCTCACCCCCGAGGCGGTTGAGACCCGGCTGCAGATGATAGGTCTAGACGCCTCCTCGCGAGACAGCCTCGGCAGCTACTGGCCGACCGCACAGGAGTCGACCGCCATACTGCTTGAGCAGTTCTACGACCAATTCATTTCGACCCCAGACCTGGCCGCGGTGCTTGGCCACCCGAGCCGCATCCCAAAACTGATACTTGTTCAAACCGAGTATTTGGAAAGCCTGTTCTGCGATCCGATCGACGCCGAGTACGTTGATCGCCGACTCCGGATCGGCGCCCGCCACCACCAGCTGCGTGTGAAGCCCCAGTGGTACCTCGCGGCGTGCGCGCATCTCCTCTGCGGCTACATCGAGGCCGCGCCCACGACCAATCGGCAGGAGCCGATGGCGGTCGACGAGATCGACGCGATGGTCAAGAGCCTGTTCTTCGACGCCTCGCTTGTCCTCGACGCCTACATGCGTAACGCGGACCTGGCCGCGACGAGCGGAGCGGCTGAGCATACCGGCCCACACGTTCCGACGGGGGAGCGATCCGGCATGCCAACGCCGAGTTCGGTGAACGGTCAGCGTCACGCCACGGCGGCCATAAGACGCCTGCGGATGAACGAGAGCGACGTCAGCCGCCGAGCGACTTTCCTGGGACTGGAAGACCGCTGTCTGGAGGGCCTCGCCGCCGCCGCGCCCGCGGTGCTGGACGCCCTCCCGGGGGTGCTCCAAGAATTCTACGACCTGATCGAATCCACCGCGGACCTTGCCGGGATGCTGGAAGGCGAGCAGGTTCAACGGCTGATGTGGCAGGTGAGGTCGTACTGGAGCGAGCTGCTGCGGGGAGAGATCGACCCGGTGTATGCGACCTCGCGGATGCGCATCGGCGCGGTGCACGAGCAGCTCGGCATCCCACCGCAGCTCTACCTTGCCGGCCTGGCGCGGCAGGTGAGCCGCTTGCTGCCGGTGGTGATGGGGCGGGGCGACGATGGCCGGCACACGCTCAGCACGCTGTTCCGACTCGTGTTCTTCGACGTGACGTTCGTGATCGACGCGTACATGGAGGCCCGCGCGTCCCGCCTGCTCCAGCTGCGCGGTTTGGCGTCGCAGGTAATGACCGACGTCAGCTCCGCGGTTGTCGTTACGGACCGGGAGTGTCGCGTGCTGTTCGCCAACGAGGCGTTCGTGTCGATGGTGGGGATCGACCCCGGCCTGCTGTACTGCATGGAGCTTGCCAACGCGATCCCCAGCATGGATCTAGAGGGGGTTGTTCGGTCCGTCGGCGCTAGCCCACAGCGGCGGCTGATGCTGGTCAAGAAACTGGGGGACCGCAGTCTGCGTGTGACCATCAGTGAGCTTGAGGCATCGCAACCGGCCGAGGGCAAGATCGCAATCGTCCTGGACGATGTGAGCGAGCTTGTGCGTGTCGGCGACTCGTTCGACAGCACGTCCGCGCAGTACCAACGGCTTGCCGACGTTGTCGCGGCGGTGCTCTGGGAGATGGACTGGGAGACTCGGACGCTGGTGTCGCTGTCACGCGGCGCGTTGGAGCTGATCGGCCAACGGGACGTTTCGCTGCTTGGACGCGCCCATGCTTGGACGACGGCGATCTACCCCGAGGACCATGCGGCGTTTGTCGCGGCCTGCGAGAGCCTGAATGAGCTTACGCACAACAGCTGCGAGTACCGCATGGTCCGGTCGGACGGCCAGATCGTCTACGTGTCGTCCCACCTGACTCGCACCACTTCAGAAGGCGACAAGCTACGCATCGCGGCGGTGACCACCGACATATCGCAGACCCGTAGCACCGACCGCCTAAGGCTGTCGTCGCTGGAACACTTCTCGTCCAACATCTGCGACGTTGTCAGCACGGCGGTCGCGTCGGTCGAGTTTGACCTCCAGCGCATCGCCGCCGCACCAACGCCGCCCGGTGCGTCAGACCGCGGCGTTTCCCAGGCCCTGTTCGCCGTCAAGCGGGTCGCGTCTGTCCTCGGCAGCCTTAACGCGTTCTCCGGTCGCCAGCGGCTGGATGTTCAGGCGGCCGACCTCAACGATCTTGTCCACGAGTTCCTCGCCGAGATCAAGGTCATCGCCGGCGAGGAGTGCGACCTTGAGCTGCAGCTGGCGCCCGACCTACCCCGCTGCCGTGTCGACCCGCGGCGGTTCCTAGTCGTCGTCAGCCACCTGATCGACAACGCGCGCCGCGCGGCGTCGGGGCGTGTGCACATTGTCATCGGCACCCGCTGCCGCGGGGACTTTGACGACATCCCTTGCCCCATCGCTCACAAGCCCGATTGGATCGAGCTGAGCATCGCTGACCGAGGGCGTGGCATGCCCTACGAGGTACGGCGGAGGGCGTTCGAACCCTTCTACTCCGCCTTCGCGGAGCCCGGCCGCTACGGCCTTGGGCTGAGCATCGTCCACGGGTACGTGACACAGTGCGGTGGGTACTTAGCGTTGAGCAGCGTTGAGTCCGAGGGCACCACGGTCGCGATGAGGTTCCCGGCCATCAACGGAGAGGTGGAAATGGCCGCGCCGACGAACGGGTCGGCCGCCCCAGCGAAGGTCCTGATTGCGGGCGGAGGAGACCACGAGATCAGCGCAGCAGTCGCTGCGGCGGAAGCCCTCGGGTGCACCGTGCGGGTTGCTCGGAGCGTCGCGTTGGCCCTAGAAGTAGTCGGGCGTGATGGCATGGACATCCTGATATCCGACTCCGCGTTGGCGGGCCCGACGGATGGCTTCGGGCTAGCGAACATCGCGGTGTCGTACACGCCGCATATTGGCTCAATTGTGCTGGTCGATGCCGGGGCAGCAAATCTTGCCACGCACAACCCGGCAAGCGGCCTGCTCGTGCTGACCAAGCCCGTGGACGGCGAAGAGCTTTCCACCCACATTCAAAGTCTGCTGGGAAGGAATGCCCGGCGGGTTGACGAGCTGGCTCGCCTGACGGCGCGCGAGCGTGAGGTGCTGCAGCACGTGGCGACGGGGAAATCGCAGGTGGACATTGGCCGGCTGCTGGGTATTTCCGAACGCACTGTCGAACAGCACGTCCGGGCCGCTCGCAAGAAGCTCAACGCGGTGAGCACCGTCGACGCCGTCGTTCAGGCAATCGGGAACCGAGAGATTGTTCCCTAA
- a CDS encoding helix-turn-helix domain-containing protein produces the protein MTIEPAPHFTERDSKLLRELKCGATNSEAATQLQLSVRTVENHRRTVMKKIGARSAFEFGYLIACQELLAARVEPQE, from the coding sequence ATGACGATTGAACCAGCTCCTCATTTTACGGAACGTGACTCGAAGCTGCTGCGGGAACTCAAGTGTGGCGCCACTAACAGCGAAGCGGCTACGCAACTGCAGCTCAGCGTCCGTACCGTAGAGAATCACCGGCGGACCGTGATGAAGAAAATCGGCGCCCGCTCAGCATTCGAGTTTGGATACTTGATCGCATGCCAAGAGCTGCTCGCAGCGCGTGTCGAACCACAGGAGTAG
- a CDS encoding sigma-70 family RNA polymerase sigma factor — MGEADSNTDDRFMQLLTQNQRRLLAFIAGMTPSLGDAEDVLQEINMALWKKRELYDWDQGFLQWAFGFAWIEIRRFRDRHSAKHLWASDAVLESLAAAYPRETGVREQRLDALAGCIDKLFTDERLLINDFYARQQSAKALAESTGRSVRNVYKLLTKTRQRLRECVERSLAQRSRPV, encoded by the coding sequence ATGGGCGAAGCCGACTCCAACACCGACGACCGGTTCATGCAGTTGCTGACGCAGAACCAGCGCCGGCTGCTTGCGTTCATCGCCGGCATGACGCCTTCCTTGGGCGACGCCGAGGATGTTCTGCAGGAGATAAACATGGCGTTGTGGAAGAAGCGCGAACTCTATGACTGGGACCAGGGGTTCCTGCAGTGGGCGTTCGGGTTTGCGTGGATCGAGATCCGGCGTTTCCGCGACCGGCATTCAGCAAAGCACCTGTGGGCGAGCGACGCGGTCCTCGAGTCATTGGCCGCGGCGTACCCCAGAGAGACAGGCGTGCGGGAGCAGCGGCTCGACGCGCTCGCCGGCTGTATTGACAAGCTATTCACCGACGAGCGTCTGTTGATTAACGACTTCTACGCGCGACAACAGTCGGCCAAGGCCCTCGCCGAGTCCACGGGCCGGTCCGTCCGAAACGTCTACAAGCTGCTGACCAAGACTCGTCAACGGCTGCGGGAATGTGTTGAGCGGAGCTTGGCGCAGCGTTCAAGACCCGTGTGA
- a CDS encoding FecR family protein, protein MTDPREQSDLDRLEQLVGDKCNGALDSDGYAELHALLARSERLRCEYWELIAFNTDLHWVLADVRTPQQRRDTDSPTPHHGQPVRLPIYWLAAALAASLLAAIGLAVSLWPGSEDDLPTVVADAGGERDELALPNADSRASQQPAQQNPGASTAIFAASLTSPTNDSRWRSSQSSDANPQRIRLGEKLWVDAGAIEMQIDGGAVGVLRAPVELQLHSSSRLQLVRGRITVTAPKLTNGFTVDTPSAEVVDLGTVFSVAAAETGTDLVVFGGKVDLRVPPTNPKNGGAPPGDALHLAKGDAVHVSSEGGLSRIMSVQSSGDPMDLNRAPRTPVVGSVADNVDREGNWKFYEIVAGGMREDAPAYVDRFHEWNGLTPDGMPAYLVGGDYVRMFNEDKADEDLRIEIMLTRPSALYVLLDNRVAAPDWLAASFENTGDEIGVDESPHDTANRFPANDQFAQVGPGESIDRVHSIWKAAAPNGGPVVLGPNGLLPNRQDQDPRPRYIRANMYGVVAVPLADAPAAP, encoded by the coding sequence ATGACCGATCCGAGAGAGCAGTCCGATCTCGATCGACTCGAGCAGCTGGTCGGCGATAAGTGCAACGGCGCCCTCGATTCCGATGGCTACGCTGAACTCCACGCCCTGCTGGCGCGGTCGGAACGGCTCCGGTGCGAGTACTGGGAGCTGATCGCATTCAACACCGACCTGCACTGGGTCCTCGCCGATGTCCGGACGCCCCAACAGCGTCGGGACACGGACTCGCCAACACCCCACCACGGCCAGCCCGTCCGGCTGCCCATCTACTGGCTTGCCGCAGCACTCGCGGCGAGCCTGCTGGCGGCCATTGGTCTGGCGGTAAGCCTTTGGCCTGGCAGCGAGGATGATCTGCCTACCGTGGTCGCCGATGCGGGCGGCGAGCGCGATGAGCTAGCCCTACCGAACGCGGACAGCCGGGCCTCGCAGCAACCTGCGCAGCAGAACCCCGGTGCCAGCACTGCGATCTTTGCTGCGTCGTTGACCTCGCCAACCAACGACAGCCGCTGGCGGAGCTCACAGAGCTCAGACGCGAACCCTCAGCGTATCCGACTCGGAGAGAAGCTCTGGGTCGATGCCGGGGCGATCGAGATGCAGATCGATGGGGGCGCGGTGGGCGTGCTCCGCGCCCCCGTGGAACTCCAATTGCACAGCAGCTCCCGGCTTCAACTTGTGCGGGGACGGATCACGGTGACCGCCCCCAAGCTTACCAACGGATTCACCGTCGACACCCCATCGGCCGAGGTCGTTGACCTCGGTACGGTGTTCTCCGTCGCGGCCGCCGAGACGGGGACCGACCTGGTCGTGTTCGGAGGCAAGGTCGACCTACGCGTGCCACCAACCAATCCCAAGAACGGCGGCGCACCTCCGGGCGACGCCCTGCACCTCGCCAAGGGAGACGCCGTGCACGTCAGCAGTGAGGGCGGGTTGTCGCGGATCATGAGCGTGCAGTCGTCCGGTGATCCGATGGACCTTAACCGAGCGCCGCGGACGCCGGTCGTGGGCTCGGTCGCTGACAACGTCGACCGGGAAGGAAACTGGAAGTTCTACGAGATCGTCGCCGGCGGGATGCGGGAAGACGCGCCGGCCTACGTCGACCGCTTTCACGAATGGAACGGGCTCACGCCGGACGGCATGCCCGCGTACCTGGTTGGCGGCGACTACGTGCGGATGTTCAACGAGGACAAGGCGGACGAGGACCTGCGGATCGAGATCATGCTCACCCGCCCCTCGGCCCTCTATGTGCTGCTCGACAACCGGGTCGCGGCGCCGGATTGGCTGGCCGCCTCATTCGAGAACACGGGCGACGAGATCGGGGTCGACGAGTCCCCTCACGATACCGCGAACCGCTTCCCCGCCAACGATCAGTTCGCCCAGGTAGGACCAGGCGAGAGCATCGATCGCGTTCACTCGATCTGGAAGGCGGCGGCGCCTAACGGCGGCCCGGTCGTCCTAGGACCCAACGGACTGCTGCCCAACCGTCAGGACCAAGACCCACGCCCCAGGTATATCCGCGCAAACATGTACGGGGTCGTAGCGGTCCCTTTGGCCGACGCCCCCGCTGCCCCCTAA